The DNA window TTTAGCAAATATTTTAGCAAATAAAAATACTCGTCTTTTAGTTGTTGGTGGAGCAGGAAGTTTGTACACTGATGAAAATTTAAAAACTCAGTTATTTACAACTCCAAATTTCCCAACTGATTATTACCCTATTGCTTCAAACCAAGCTAAAGGATTAGATGTCCTAAGAAATAGAAAAGATGTAAAATGGACTTATGTTAGCCCAGCAGCAGAATTTGAATTTGATTGGGAAAGAAAAGGAGAATATCAATTAGCAGGTGAAGTATTTACTGTAAATGCTAAAGGAAAAAGTGAAATTAGTTATGCAGACTATGCAATAGCTATGGTAGATGAAGCTGAAAAAGGGAATCATATAAATCAAAGAATTTCTGTTCTTTGGAAATAAACTTTATATTTTATTTGAAAAAAATTCCTTAAAGTTATATAATAAAAAAAAAATTTAAGGAGAGAGAAAAATGACTGAAAAACAAGCTAAAATAATAGGCTGGATTGGAACAACATTAGCAATTTTAATGTATGTTTCATATATTCCACAAATAATAGGAAATTTGAATGGTAATAAAACTTCTTTTATTCAACCTTTAGTTGCCGCAATTAACTGCATAGTATGGGTTTGTTATGGATTATTCAAAAAGGATAGAGACTTACCATTGGTTTTTGCTAATTTACCTGGAATTATTTTTGGGTTAATTGCAGCATTTACAGCAATATACTAAAAATTTAAAAGAGATTATTGTGATTTTTTCTTTACAATAATCTCTTTTCTTTTATGTTATACTGGAAATTTTACAATAAAACAAGCACCTTCTCCTACTTCACTTTCAACTTCTATTGTTGCAGAGTGAAGCTGCACTATTCTATTTACCATTGAAAGTCCCAATCCACTTCCTTTATTTTTGTCTTTATTTCTAGAATCACTTGTTTGGAAAAATCTATCCCAAATATATTTTTGGTCTTTTTTCGGTATTCCAATACCATCATCCTTAATTTGAAGTATAACTTCTTTATTTATTCTATTTAAAGAAATATTTATAGTTGACTTAGTAAATTTCATTGCATTCATAAAAAGATTCACAAACAATCTTTCAAGCATAAGTCTATTTCCATAGATTCTTAAATCTTTTTCAATATTTGTAATTAATTCTATATTATTATTTTCCAATAAAGTTCTATAATCTTCTAATAATTGTAGAATTATATTTGAAAAATTTATTTTATCTTTTTCTATCTCATTCTGTCTTTCCATTTTTGAAAGTTCCATAATTTGATTTATTAAGTTAGTCATTTTTTTTGCTTGTCTATTAATAACCTCAAAAGATTCTTTAGCCTCATCTAATGTTTCTACATAATCTAAAGCATAATCACTTTGAGCCAAAATAACAGTTATTGGTGTTCTTAATTCATGGGATACATCTGAACTAAATTGTTTTTCATGGATAAAAGTTTCTTCTACTGTATCCAGCATTTCATTGAATGTAGATGCCATCTTATGAATCTCATCTTCACTATTATCCAACTCTATTCTTCTTGAAAAATTTTTACTTTTCTTAATTTCTAATGCTATTTCTGATATTTTTTTTACTGGTTTAAAAGCATTTTTAACTATTTTATATCCCACAAACGCAACAAATGCTATAAATAAAGGAGCAATATAATAAAATACTATATCCCACATTTTTGATATATCATTTTGAAATTTACTCAATGGGTATATTCCTCTAATCCAATCTCCTGTATCTTTTAATCTTGTATCATAATACAAAAATTTTTTATTTTCTATTTGATATGTATTGATATCTTCTATTGAAAATGCCAAAGTTAAATCAAAATCTTTTGGAATTTTACCTGCTATAATCTCATTATTTTCATTGTACTTTATGTAATAAATTCCATCATCAAAATTCTCAAACTCATCAGGGGCTTCATAAATTTTTTCCACTGCACTAACAAGCTCTTCTGTACTAGAATCATTTATATATCTATCTTCCAAAAGAATGGCTGATGAAAGCACTATACTAAATAGAAATATAATAACAGCAGTAAACCAAACTGTTACTCTTATACTTACAGGAATTTTTGAAAGTGGTCTACTCATCTTCTTTAAGAACATAGCCCAGACCTCTTTTTGTATGTATTATTGGCTTTGAATCTCCTATATCAATTTTTTTACGAATATTTTTTATTAAAACATCTATAATATTGGATTCTCCTTCATAAGCATAATCCCACACACCATCTCTGATTTTATCTCTACTCAATACACGACCTTTATTTTGAATTAAATATTCTAATACTTCATATTCTTTTCCTGTTAACTCTATATTTTTTCCAGCTCTTGTAACAGATTTTTTTGAAATATCAACTATTAAATCATCTATTTGTAATTCATTTGAAATATTACCATATTTTCTTCTCACAAGAGCTCTGATTCTTGCTATTAGTTCTCTAAAATCAAAAGGTTTAACCAAATAATCATCTGCTCCTAAATCTAAACCTTTTATCTTTTCATCTATTCCATCTCTTGCTGTCAGCATTAAAACTGCTGTTTCATTTTTATTTGCTCTAAGATTTTTAACTACCTCATAACCATTCATTTTAGGCATCATTACATCTAGTATTATTACATCATAATCTCCATAATTTAAATATTCAAGAGCTTCTTCTCCATCAAAAACACTATCAACACTAAAATTATTTTTCTTCAAATGTTTAGTAATTATATTGTTTAAATCTTTTTCATCTTCAACCACTAAAATTTTCATTATATCACCTTCTCACATATTCCAAGTATTCTAATATTAATATAAAGATATGAATAATAAATGAATTACATACTTTCCTTTATAGTTAAAATTTTTCCACTATTAGCATCAATATTTATTTCTTTTTCAGATTTATCCTCTTTAACTTCAACTGTATAATATGCCTTTTTATCTATATTTTTTAATTCTATACTTTTTACTTTTCCATTAAATGAATTATCCAAAGCTATTCTACTTGCTTGTTCAAAAGTAATTGGTAAATTGTAACTAGGATTATATTCATCATCATAATTAGGATCCATTTTATAAACTTCACCTGTATTTACATTAATAATAAATTCTATTTTTTGTCCTTTATCAAAAGCCTCTCCATCATATACAATTTTACCTTTATAATTAGATATTTCTATTTTTGTAACTCTTGATTGAGGATAATTTCTTAAAACTATATCAACTACATCATCATAATTAACTTGGTAAGAAAAACTTAAAGTTGATAAGATTAAAAATAATAATAGTCCTATATTTTTTATTTTTTTCATAAAGAAAGCCCCCTTTATTCAAGTACTCCTCTTTTTAAATAAATTTGTCTATCAGTAACTTGTGATAAATCTCTGGCATGGGTTACCACAACTATACTTTGATTATGTTCCTTATTTATTTTTCTAAAAAGTGAGAATATAAGTTCACCTGTATCTTCATCCAAGTTTCCAGTAGGTTCATCTGCTAAAATAAGTTTTGGTTTATTAATCATAGCTCTTGCTATTGCAACTCTTTGTTTTTCTCCACCTGACAATTGATTAGGCTTATGTTTTATTCTTTCTGCTAAACCAACTATTTCTAATAGTTCTTTTGCCTCTTTTTCTATTTCTGCTTTATTTTTAAAATTATTTAAAAGTGCTGGTATCATAACATTTTCAAGTGCAGTAAATTCACTCATCAAATAATGAAACTGAAATACAAAACCTAAAAAATGATTTTTAATATTATTTCTTTCCATTTCATTAAGTGAAGAAACTTCTTTATTATCTATCCAAATTTTACCACCATCTATTTTATCAAGCAGTCCCATTATATTTAAAAGAGTTGATTTTCCTGAACCTGACTTTCCTAAAATAGATACAAATTCTCCTCTTTTTACTTCTAAATTTAACTTTTTTAAAATATGTAGCTTATTTCCTGTTTCCATATAGAATTTATCTATATCTTCTAATTTCATAATTATATTATTCATATCTAAGTGCCTCCACATTTTCAAGTCTAGCAGCTCTATAAGCAGGAAATATACTAGAAATTAAAATTACTATAAAATTTGCTCCAACAATAATAGCTATTTCTTTTAAAGAAATTTCTATTGGGATATCCTTTAAATAATAAATATTAGAAACCAAATCCACTGCATAATTTTTAATATAGTAAAGTAAAATTAATGATACAATTATCCCTAATATTATGCCTATTATTCCCAATATTATTCCTTGTATTAAAAATATCAACATAATATTTTTTTTAGAAAAGCCCATAGCTCTCATAATACCAATATCTTTTGTTTTTTCTCTTACAAGAGTATTTAAAGTTATCCATATCAAAAAACCTGCAACTATTGCTATAAGAGAAAACACCACAAGCATTATGGTCTTTTCCAAAGTCAAAGCAGAAAGCAAAGCCTTATTTTGTTCTCCCCAAGTTCCTATAAAGTAAGTTTCAGGAAGTTTTCTTGCTACATCTATAACAAGTTTTTGAGCATCATAAGGATTATCTAATCTCACTGATAATCTACCAACAGTGTTATCACTATATGTTATATATTGTGCAGTTGTTAGTGGAATAAGTACCATATTAATATCATATTCATAGAAACCACTTTGAAATATTCCAGCTACATTCATTTCTAAATCAGTTTCCTCAGAAGTAATTAATTTTATTTTATCTCCAACTGTTGCTCCTGTTGCTTTGGCTAACTCATTTCCTATTAAAACTCCTTTTTTATTTTCTAAATCTATTTTTCCATCAATTATATATTTATCTAAATTCATTGTTTTAACAGCTTTTTCTAAATCATAACCAACAACTTTTACTCCTGCAACATAAGGTTCTATTCCACCTTCATATTTTATAATTCCTTGTGTTTCTATTGTAGGAACAACACCTTTAACACCTTTTAATGTTTCTATATCCTTTGAAATTTCTTCATAGTCTGAAATATTTTCTGGTGAATATACAGTTATATGGCTAGTTAATGATAATATACTATTTATCATATTTTTATCTAGTCCATTTGAAACACCAAGTGAAACTATTAAAACTGTTATTCCTATAAAAACTCCAACAATGGATAAAATACTTTGTTTCTTTCTTTCAAACATCTGTTTTTTTGCTATAAAAAATTCTATCATCTTCTACCTCTTATTTATATTAAATTTTACTTCTTCCCTTGCTCCACTTTCTGTAACAATTGTAAGTTTATGTTTTCCTATATCAAGTTCAAAAAATTTCTCTTTCTCATTTGAATAACCTACATAATCTTCATCAAGGTACCAATAAACATATTCATTATTAGGATTATATAATTTCATAGATACCTTTTTGTAGCCATCAAAATCCTTTGGAACAAAGATATTTAAGTTTTGGACTGGATAAGCAATTTTTACATTCTTATTTTCTCTGACACCATTTAAGAAGAAATAGTTTGAAACTTCTATTGGATATTCTATCACAATTTTTTCTTTTCTCTTATCAAAATTTGGACTTCTTGAATCAATCTCCATATCATCTTCATCAACAAATATTTTTTTATAGTATGGAGATATTCTCAATAATTTAGCTTCCTTAGGATATGGAACTTTTTTACTTTCCACATCATAAAATTTTCTATAACCTGTTTTTTCATCAATTTCTATTTCTTTTAAATCATCTGTTGGCTTCTCAAAAGTTTTTGAATTAATATCCACTATATTAAAAACTTTAAATAATAGATTTCCTGCTGTTTCTACTCCTGATAATGAAAAAATAGATTTTTGATTGAAATTTCCTAACCAAACAAGAACTGTATAATCAGGACTTACTCCAACTGCCCAAGCATCTTTCATACCATAACTAGTCCCTGTTTTCCAAGAAATAGGTCTTTGTTCACTATATAAATTTTCATTTCCTGGTCTTACTACCCTAGATAAAGTGTCAAGTGTCAAATAACTTGCTCCCTTAGAAAATTGTTGATATTCTTTTGGTTTATCTTCTGCCAAAGTATATTTTAAATTTGATACTTTTCCATAGTTTGCAAGCCCCATATATAATTTTGCTATGTCAACAGGTCTCATTTCTCTTGTTCCCAAGATTAAAGAAAGTCCATATTTATCAAATCTATCTTCTGGGTAATTGTCATTATTTTCTAAGAAGTAATAAAATCTATCCACTCCATAGTCTGACAATAGTTTAACAAAAGGTATATTTAAAGATTTTATAAGTGCCTCTTCTATTTTTACCATACCTGTAAAAGTATTTGTTGAATTCTTAGGATAGAAATTTCCAAAATATATTGGTACATCAGGATAAATACTATCTGGAACTATAAGTCCATCATCTATTGATAAGGCAAAAAGAAATGGTTTCAAAAGTGAAGCAGGAGACCTTTTAGCTTGTAAACCATCAATTTCTCCATTATTTCTTTTATCATAAAAATCTTGTGAAGCAACATAAGCAAGAACTTCCTTAGTTTTATTATTTACTACTAAGACAGCTGCATTATTTATTCCAACATCTTTCATTGCATTTGAATAATCATGAACAACTTTTTCTAATTTCTTTTGTAAATTATAGTCTAAAGTTGAGTTTATAACTTTTTCATGATATTTATTTTTTACAAATATAGAAAACTGTGGTGCTTTTTTTTCATAATAATAAATTTTATTAGGAAATTTTTCAAGTAAGCTAAATTTATACTGTCTTTCATCTATTAATTTTCTATCCAATAAAGTCTTTAAAAGTCTATTTCTTTTAGTTTCAAGTTTATCATTATTCTTTTTTAAGTTTAAAATTCCAGGTGAATTTGGTAAAACTGCTAAAAGTGCTGCCTCTGCATAACTTAAATCTTTTACTTCTTTGTTAAAATACATCTTTATAGCCCCAGAATATCCAACTATATTTGAACCATAGGGAACATTATTTAAGTAGATTTTTAAAATTTCTTCTTTTGAAAATTTGCTTTCTAATTTATATGCTTTGACAACTTCCACCAATTTATTAAAGTATGTTCTTTTTTTAGGCTCAAGTAACTTTACAACTTGCATACTTATTGTACTTGCTCCCATTTTTTTTCCACCTGTTATATTATTAAAAAATGATTTTAATATTCTAGGGTAATCTACTCCAGAATGTGAATAGAACTTTTTATCTTCATAGTTAATAACTGCTATTTTAAGTGTTTCAGGGACTTCTCCATCATATTTTATATGAAATTCTTCTTCATTATTTAAAAATACAGATAAAATTTGCCCTTTTCTATCTAAAACAACTTTACTATAATTCACTTCTTCTACTAATTTTTGTGGGTCATAAGTTATATATACTTTTATTAAATAAATAAAAAGAAATATAAAAAGAGTTATGAAAAAAATAATCACTTTCTTAAAATTAATATTTTTTAACATAACTCTTATCTGCTACTAAAAATGTATTAACCTACATATAATACACTAGGATATTACTACTCTTTGTAGTCTTAAATTCCCGACTAGCAATCGGTACATATAGATATTTTATTTGCTAATTTGTAGCATCTCCTTTTCTTTTTATTTTAAAATATCTATGCCATTATTTTATATTAATTGAACTTGATTTCTCAATGTTATTATACTTTAAAATTAGTAAAAATACAAATTTCAGAACGATAACTATTTTTATCTGTAACAATTAATAAAGGAGAATTAGTTAGAGATGGATAGATTATTTTTTTGTTTCATTTCTCTTTTCTTTCTAAATTTAATATTCTAATCTTCATATACTTTTTTTAATACTTTTTTTAATTTTAACTTATCTCTAATTTCTTTAATTAAATTCTCTTCTTTCTCAGTTTTAATTTCTGTTTCCATATTTACTAACTGATATCCTATGTCATATTTAATATTTTCTGGAATTTCTATTTTCAATTCTTCTGCACTTTTTGTAAATTTAATTAAAAATTCTAAATTTAAGTATCTTAATATAAGAGGATATATTAAGAAAATTATTTTAAAATCTTTTTTTGATAATTTTTCAGTTTCAAATATTTTTTTTAATAAAGATGCAAATTCAGGCTTTTCCTCTCTTATTTTTTCTAATAAAGTTTGTTTTATCACTTTTCCCTCTATAATTTCAGGTTCTACTTTATATATTTCTCTTATTTTTCTTCTTTCCCTTTCTTTTATTTTCCATTCTTCTTTAGCTTCTTTTTCATAACATACCCAATCTTCTAATTCAAATTCTGCATATATTTCTCCTAAATTTTGAAAATATACTGACATTATTGAATATGGAAAATCACACTCACATAAAAATCTTTCTATTTTTTTATTTTCAGAAAAATCTTTATAAAATTCTTCCATTGTTATTGCTTCTTTAAATTTTTCATGATTACTAAGGCTTACACTATATGCACTTATATTAGTTAGAGTAATTATCATAGCTTTTATAGTATGTTCCTTATAGTTATATACTTTATTTTTACATTCTTCTGGTAATTGATACCAAATATATTCTGACATATTTAAATCTACGCCATAAGCCCCAAACATCATTGATTTATCTATTATTATTGGTATTGTACAGAAAGAATTAGATAAATTTAATATATTCTCCAAAGATTCTAATTTTATTTTTATTTTCATAGTTGCTCCTTTAAAAACTCTTTAATCTCTTGGCATATTTTTTCATTCTCTTCTGTTTTTATTTTAATTTGAATATCTCTTAACCGATGTTTTATCTCATTTTTTAACTTATCAGAAATTATAATTTCAAATTCTTTTGATTTTTTTATTACTTCTAATAAATATTTTAAATTATCTATAAGTAAAAAATTATCTAAAACTTTTTGAGTTTCTTCTTTTGAAAGTTCATCTATATTTTTATCTACTAAGCTTTTTACTATAAGTTGTTTATTATATATTTGTTCTAATTTAGCTAGATTTTGCTCTCTATTTTTTTTACGATTATATTCTTTTTCTAACTCTACAAAATAATCATTAAAAGTATTTTTATTAGAAATAGCAACTATATCATCTAGTTCTACTTCTGCATATACTTCTCCTAAATTTTGAAAATATACTGACATAGATGAGTTTGGAAAATCACAACCAGTTATAAAACAATTGATTTCTTTATTTTTATCAAAATTTTTATAAATTTCTTCCATTGCTATATTCTCTTTTTGTTTATTATTATAGTTAAAATTAAAACTATATGCAGTAATATCAGTTATTATAATTACCATATTTTTTATAAATTTTTTCCAGTTATATTTATATATCTTTTTTTTATATTCTTCTGGCAATTGTCTCCATATATTATCTGTCATTTCAAAAAAATTAACATCATAAACCCCTAGTATCATTGTTCTATTAATAATTATGGGCATAGTATAGTCCGACTCACTAAAATCAAATTCTTGATTTATATCTATTTTTAATTTAATTTTCATGATATAGCTCCTATTTTTAGCTTAATCTTTTTTCAAAAATATAACACTAATCAATATTAAATTTTTTTCATAGTAACATTTATAAAAGAAAAAAGCAATGTTAAATAAAAAAGAGAATTTTTAAGTTTTTTACTCTCAAAAATTCTCTTAATTTATCAGGTCATAACTTTAATAATTTAGTTATTGTGACACTTTAACTTCAAAACCTTTTAGATATGCTCTGTAATTATTATTATACATAGATTCAACTTTTGTTCCAGGTAATTTATATGTTCCAGGAGTTACAGCAATTAAATTAATTTCAATCACTTTATCTTCTCCTGAATACAATGGATAGAAGTAAGCAACTCTATCATCTTTTATGTCTATATAATTGACATTGTTAGGTGATGAACTATCTCCATATTCTTGATTATCAACTTCCTCTGAATTTACAGGAACTGGTGCCATATCTCCATCTACTCTTTGAATATTAGTTTGTGTATTATCAAATTCCCAACCACTTGGTAAAATTTGTAATAATGAGATATCTGGTGAATCTGCATTAGCCAATTTAGAAGTTAATATCATCTTAAATCTAGTTCCAGCTTTTAAGTTCTTAACATCTATTTCTTTTCCAGCCATATCAACAAATTTTCTTGTTATAGTAATATTTTTACTTTCATCTTTTTCATCATATTTTACTGGTTTTCCTTTATAGAAAGAATTTACATATAATTTACTAGATGAAGTATTTTTTATAACTATCTTCTTAGCATTTTCTTTTACACCTAAATTTCTAAATGTATATTCTCCATCTTTAAGTTCTAAGTTTTGTTCTTTTCCATCAACTATAAGTTTGAAAGATAGATTTTTCTTTTCAGGACTTGCTTTTCCATCTTCTGCCAATGCTTGAACTATATTAGCTTTTTCATAAGTAGTTAACCAAGCATCACTTTTAGCCATAGCAAGAACAGAATTATAAAGTTCTGCATCTGCTGTACCATAAATAACTGTATAATATTTTAATATCTCAGCACTATCATCTGCATAATAGCTTCCATCTTTTCTTTCTGCTTTTCTAGGAAGTTTATCTGCTTCTTTTCTAGCAAAATCTTTTTCACCTATTTTACTATATGCAGCAAGTAATCTCCATTTTTCAACAACAGATATATCTTTATAGTATCTATCAAAGACTATATTCATTTCAGAAACATTAGGATCACCTATTGCTGCCAATAAGTATAACACTTCTACTTTTGGTACATCTGTTCTCATAGCTATTGAATTTAGATAATCCTTAGCTTTTTCAAACATAGTTTCTGGAACATAGTAACCTTTTTCTTTTGCTTCTATTAAGAATCTAATTGCATATACAGTTGATATTCCTTCTTCTTGAGAACCTGGCCAATATGCAAATGCTCCATTTCTTAATTGATAATTATTATTTAATTTTCCAATTATAGTATTGATTTCATTCTTAGCATCATTTTTTTCTATTGGGTCAGTTGTCAAATTATCAATATATAGCATTGCCATACCTTTTGATGATATTTGTTCTAAGCAAATATAAGGATAATCTAACAATGATTTTATCAATTTTTCAATTCCTAATTTTTGATAGCTAGAAAGTACTAACTTAGATTTTACACTTCCATTTACAAATTCTTTATATTCTGCTGCAGATAATGTAAATTCTTGATTAGGTTCTAATACTATTGATTTTTCACTATATTGATAAGGATAATTTGTATCAACATTTAAGTTAATAGTATCTTTATAGCTATATTTACTAGATTTAAAATCAATATCTATTTTAGTTGTTCCAACAGTTGTTGGTGCTTCAAGTTCAAATAAAACTTTTTCACTCTTACCATCTTTTACATTAACTTTTTTATTATAAGTTTTTCCATTGTAAGTTAGAGTAACTTCTGAGTCTCCAATAGCTTTTTCAATAGGGAATAAAGTTACAGGAACAGTAAATTTATCTCCAACTTTTAAAACTCTTGGTGCAGAAGTTTCAACTATTACAGGAGCTTTTACTGAAATTGACTTTTCAGCACTTCCATAACTTTCATCTGAGACTGCTACAACAAATAATCTCATTGTTCCAAAGAAATTTGGTAATTTTACATCAACTACTGCATTACCATTTTCATCACTTTCTGCAACACCTCTAAATATAGTTAAATTAGCAAATCTTTGTGCATCTCCTAGTAATTGCATATCTTCTTTTTTATAAGTTGCTTCTGCTGCCATTGGGCTAGCTATGGCATCTTCTTCAAAGTCTCCTCCACCAGTTTTTAATCTATTTACAACCTTATCTGAATATCTTTCAATGATATTAGAGAAGTTATCATAACTTTGAACTAACTTAGCTCTTTTTTCATAGAAGAACTTATAAGGATCTGGCTTCCTATAGTCAGTCATTCTTAGTACACCTTCATCTACAAGGAATACTTCATAGTACATCTTTTTATTTTCTTTATTAGATAATTTTATTTTTAAATCTCCACCTGGTAAAACTTCTGTCTTAGTATCAACTTGAAGTGTCAACATTCTGCCCTTATCATCAACCATCAATGGAACTGAACCATAAAGTCTTAACGGTCTATCATTTTGTTTATCAACATATTTTTGGAAAACAGATATACTTACATAAGCATTAGGGAAGAAATCTTTTTCAATAACAATAGTTTCTTCATTATCTTTTACTGTTAAAGTCTTCCAATATTCTTTTACAATCTTACCATCTTTTTCAATAGTTATTAATGCCTTTGAACCAACTGCTCCACTATACTTAATTTTTGCAATATCTCCAATATTGTATTTTTCTTTATCAGAAGTGATATTTAGATTTTCAATAGTTCCATGTTTTTTGTCTCCATAGTGATAATTATAAACAAATACTCCTGAACTATGTCCTGTTTCTTCATCTTCTATTTCAATAAAGTTTACACCATCACCTAATTTAGTAACTTTTAAAAGTTCAGGTGAAGAACCAGAAGTAATTTCTCCTTCTTCTAAAAGAACTGTTTCAATATTTTCTTTAAATGATTTTTCATCATCATTATAATAGTCATACCACCAGTTAAATTCTTTATTATATACTCTATATTTTAATTTCTTTCCTGCAACTAAACTATCAGTTTTTTCATTTAATAGAATATATTTTACACCAGCTTCATTTTCATTTTGGCTTACTTTTTGTACTCCAACTGAATTTTCTCTATTTATGATTTTAAATACTTTATTTTCTGTACTATATCTTCCATTAGCATCTGAAACATTTACTATTGTACTTAAATAAAGATTTTTACTTTGTAGAGCATCTGGCATATCAAGTTTCAAATTAACTTCTCCTGAAGCATCATCTAATGTTGTTTCAGCAAAATTTCTAAATTGATATTTATAATTTGAAGGGTTACTAAAAACATAATTTTTATATTGTTTAGATTGTGTATCTTTTTCTACAACACTATAATCAAAGTTTACAATAGTTCCCTTATCTACATTTGCTCCACTTAAATACTTAAATGTAAATTTAAAGTCTATTGCTTTATCCTTAACATCTGCTTTAGTGTAAATTTTATCTTCATCTGCATCAATAGCTA is part of the Fusobacterium nucleatum genome and encodes:
- a CDS encoding stage V sporulation protein K, producing MKIKLKIDINQEFDFSESDYTMPIIINRTMILGVYDVNFFEMTDNIWRQLPEEYKKKIYKYNWKKFIKNMVIIITDITAYSFNFNYNNKQKENIAMEEIYKNFDKNKEINCFITGCDFPNSSMSVYFQNLGEVYAEVELDDIVAISNKNTFNDYFVELEKEYNRKKNREQNLAKLEQIYNKQLIVKSLVDKNIDELSKEETQKVLDNFLLIDNLKYLLEVIKKSKEFEIIISDKLKNEIKHRLRDIQIKIKTEENEKICQEIKEFLKEQL
- a CDS encoding alpha-2-macroglobulin family protein; the encoded protein is MKKILKLVFILSLLTLALAACKKDKQNQQNDGSQTETSQGYDDYQQVLYVNDAKFNISGDIVVLFSEELDKTQDFKKLVEVEGLDGEITIMPFINKLIIKGDFKKDNPYNIKVSKDIKGISGNSLTDDYIKYNLYLGKKEPSLSFVDSGNVLPSINNKKINFNSVNVTKVKLEVVKVYTNNITQYLKLYANEYGVNEWQLKDDLGDVIFTKEYEIDSKEDQVIKNSIDLGNTIDTKGIYYVKISAIGQDSIDYDVAKYGEPNTYGYDNDAIYAKAEKTIILSDIGIVANSNNSKLDLKLLNLNTLNPISGAKLEFITSKNQTLEEGTTNSNGEYKSKTNLDNVFYVLVKYGNEFNVLYLAGNKINYSDFDIGGSLDGSDLKLYTYTDKGYYRPGDEINVSLIARSKEKMNDNQPFEYSFTGPDGSTKINSEVVKESKNGFYTFKIKTDMNDLTGAWTLTIKFGGKEITQKVFIESKIANTIAIDADEDKIYTKADVKDKAIDFKFTFKYLSGANVDKGTIVNFDYSVVEKDTQSKQYKNYVFSNPSNYKYQFRNFAETTLDDASGEVNLKLDMPDALQSKNLYLSTIVNVSDANGRYSTENKVFKIINRENSVGVQKVSQNENEAGVKYILLNEKTDSLVAGKKLKYRVYNKEFNWWYDYYNDDEKSFKENIETVLLEEGEITSGSSPELLKVTKLGDGVNFIEIEDEETGHSSGVFVYNYHYGDKKHGTIENLNITSDKEKYNIGDIAKIKYSGAVGSKALITIEKDGKIVKEYWKTLTVKDNEETIVIEKDFFPNAYVSISVFQKYVDKQNDRPLRLYGSVPLMVDDKGRMLTLQVDTKTEVLPGGDLKIKLSNKENKKMYYEVFLVDEGVLRMTDYRKPDPYKFFYEKRAKLVQSYDNFSNIIERYSDKVVNRLKTGGGDFEEDAIASPMAAEATYKKEDMQLLGDAQRFANLTIFRGVAESDENGNAVVDVKLPNFFGTMRLFVVAVSDESYGSAEKSISVKAPVIVETSAPRVLKVGDKFTVPVTLFPIEKAIGDSEVTLTYNGKTYNKKVNVKDGKSEKVLFELEAPTTVGTTKIDIDFKSSKYSYKDTINLNVDTNYPYQYSEKSIVLEPNQEFTLSAAEYKEFVNGSVKSKLVLSSYQKLGIEKLIKSLLDYPYICLEQISSKGMAMLYIDNLTTDPIEKNDAKNEINTIIGKLNNNYQLRNGAFAYWPGSQEEGISTVYAIRFLIEAKEKGYYVPETMFEKAKDYLNSIAMRTDVPKVEVLYLLAAIGDPNVSEMNIVFDRYYKDISVVEKWRLLAAYSKIGEKDFARKEADKLPRKAERKDGSYYADDSAEILKYYTVIYGTADAELYNSVLAMAKSDAWLTTYEKANIVQALAEDGKASPEKKNLSFKLIVDGKEQNLELKDGEYTFRNLGVKENAKKIVIKNTSSSKLYVNSFYKGKPVKYDEKDESKNITITRKFVDMAGKEIDVKNLKAGTRFKMILTSKLANADSPDISLLQILPSGWEFDNTQTNIQRVDGDMAPVPVNSEEVDNQEYGDSSSPNNVNYIDIKDDRVAYFYPLYSGEDKVIEINLIAVTPGTYKLPGTKVESMYNNNYRAYLKGFEVKVSQ